Proteins from one Impatiens glandulifera chromosome 2, dImpGla2.1, whole genome shotgun sequence genomic window:
- the LOC124927558 gene encoding uncharacterized protein LOC124927558: MALLRIPSTPPPIVSKIKMKMNSEEFNRPEEVRLQLITSKRCLRCSILYQDNSPIACCFHGHTTGEKGLYSLAPPHQGIDGEWTDESGVIVYKWNEKNNRPNTGRVNWKKRWTCCAEYHENAPPCRQGWHVSYDDGFTLY, translated from the exons ATGGCTCTGCTCAGAATTCCCTCTACGCCGCCGCCAATTGTCTCCAAGatcaagatgaagatgaactcAGAAGAGTTCAATCGACCAGAGGAGGTTCGTCTCCAACTAATAACTAGTAAAAGATGCTTGAGGTGCAGTATCCTATACCAAGATAACTCCCCAATAGCTTGCTGTTTCCACGGTCACACCACAG GGGAAAAAGGATTATATTCATTAGCTCCACCTCACCAGGGAATTGATGGAGAGTGGACAGATGAATCGGGAGTGATTGTGTACAAGTGGAATGAGAAGAATAACAGACCAAATACAGGAAGAGTAAACTGGAAGAAAAGATGGACCTGTTGTGCTGAGTATCATGAAAATGCGCCTCCTTGCAGACAAGGATGGCATGTTTCATATGATGATGGCTTCACCTTGTATTGA
- the LOC124926719 gene encoding uncharacterized protein LOC124926719, with protein sequence MAAIVSRRLGYGASRLATFHFISHSSSRISTVLLNPKPCLTFSDLHPAPIRSYRAYQIPRFDQATYGNSKHLSTTSSTPKSDDFKESSQTPDDKNPSEIPKLKHQEIEGPTVERDLSTLANETREVLQTMMKTIYDLSSALAILGLVHLGTGAFVSYLTRSSPMTEVSIQSLIAFGFPFSLAFLLRRSLKPMYFFKKVEEQGRLQILTLTLQIAKYLNLLFVRVRGVTYLCVFGGSAGLIYSVASKLIASQSF encoded by the coding sequence ATGGCAGCGATCGTATCTCGTAGACTCGGCTATGGCGCCTCTCGGTTAGCAACTTTCCATTTCATCTCGCACAGCTCTAGTCGCATCTCTACCGTgctcctaaaccctaaaccatgtCTTACCTTCTCGGATCTCCACCCTGCTCCAATCAGATCGTATAGAGCTTACCAGATTCCTCGGTTTGATCAGGCAACATACGGAAACTCCAAGCATCTCTCCACCACCAGCTCAACGCCAAAATCTGATGATTTCAAGGAATCCTCCCAAACCCCTGATGATAAGAACCCTAGCGAGATTCCCAAACTGAAGCACCAGGAAATAGAGGGACCCACAGTCGAGAGGGATCTATCTACTCTTGCAAACGAGACCAGGGAAGTGTTACAAACGATGATGAAGACGATCTATGACCTAAGCAGTGCTTTAGCCATTCTGGGTCTGGTCCATCTAGGAACGGGGGCTTTTGTTTCTTACCTGACGAGGTCTTCTCCAATGACAGAGGTCTCAATACAGAGCTTAATCGCATTTGGGTTTCCATTTTCATTGGCATTCCTGCTCCGGCGATCACTGAAGCCAATGTATTTCTTCAAGAAAGTGGAAGAGCAAGGTAGGTTGCAGATTTTGACTCTGACTCTACAGATTGCTAAGTACTTGAACTTGCTATTTGTACGAGTTCGTGGGGTTACTTATCTATGTGTTTTTGGTGGGTCTGCTGGCTTGATTTACAGTGTAGCTTCAAAACTAATTGCTTCACAATCATTCTAG
- the LOC124926099 gene encoding SURP and G-patch domain-containing protein 1-like protein isoform X1 → MEKGKKNALFVNDGSFMERFKQLQQEKGDPLPESRSYPTVPQTSTPKPVINKTSFGFKPKDSRKDTPVSVSTGGKFAFSLKPKSKLMAPSIKLSEDDDDEEEKEAGSPSDNGPTKRQKLGEPDSTRKLPKQPDVAPRSPSDPGVKKAADNLAIFVAKHGRQFENVTRQKNPGDTPFYFLFDESCADYKYYEYRLREEEKASSQTKDSQTPQSSGSGTINSKSISQKSHRHQPNYQIPTSALYESEEKRGCMASAGQFGESSENTDSLAIMEFYMKKAAREEKRRPPKQSKDEMPPPASIQGGSSEKKGHHMGDYIPQEELEKFMASCNDAAAQKATREAVEKAKIQSDNVGHKLLSKMGWKEGEGLGSSRSGIANPIMAGDVKLNNLGVGASQPGEVVPEDDIYEQYKKRMMLGYKHRPNPLNNPRKAYY, encoded by the exons ATGGAGAAAGGAAAAAAGAATGCCCTGTTTGTTAATGATGGTTCCTTTATGGAGAGATTCAAACAGCTCCAACAAGAGAAAGGTGATCCATTACCAGAGTCTAGGTCTTATCCAACTGTACCACAGACCTCAACTCCCAAACCTGTCATCAACAAAACAAGCTTTGGATTCAAACCTAAAGACTCTCGAAAGGACACCCCAGTTTCAGTTTCTACAGGAGGTAAATTTGCATTCAGCCTGAAACCGAAGTCCAAGCTTATGGCACCCTCTATAAAGTTGagtgaagatgatgatgatgaagaagaaaaagaagcaGGCAGTCCATCTGATAACGGTCCAACAAAACGGCAGAAGTTGGGAGAACCCGACAGCACTAGGAAATTACCAAAACAACCTGATGTTG CACCACGCTCTCCAAGTGATCCTGGAGTGAAGAAAGCGGCAGATAACTTGGCAATTTTTGTGGCCAAACATGGCAGGCAGTTTGAGAATGTTACTCGTCAAAAGAATCCTGGGGACACCCCATTCTA ttttttatttgatgaaagCTGCGCTGATTACAAGTATTATGAATACCGGCttagagaagaagagaaagCCTCGTCTCAGACCAAGGATTCCCAAACACCACAAAGTA GTGGTTCAGGTACTATTAATTCAAAGAGTATTTCTCAGAAGTCACATCGCCATCAGCCAAATTATCAAATTCCTACCTCGGCATTGTACGAGTCTGAGGAAAAACGAGGTTGTATGGCATCAGCAGGACAATTTG GTGAATCATCGGAAAACACAGATTCATTGGCAATAATGGAATTCTACATGAAGAAAGCTGCACGAGAGGAGAAGAGAAGACCGCCGAAACAATCAAAGGATGAAATGCCTCCCCCTGCTTCTATTCAAG GAGGAAGTTCTGAGAAAAAGGGACACCATATGGGTGACTATATCCCACAAGAAGAGCTTGAGAAATTTATGGCTTCGTGCAATGATGCAGCTGCACAGAAAGCGACCAGAGAAGCTGTAGAGAAGGCAAAAATCCAGTCAGATAATGTTGGCCATAAACTCCTATCAAAGATGGGTTGGAAAGAAG GAGAGGGTCTAGGGAGCTCTAGGAGTGGAATTGCAAATCCAATAATGGCAGGTGATGTTAAACTGAACAATTTGGGTGTTGGAGCTAGCCAACCTGGAGAAGTGGTGCCTGAAGATGATATATATGAACAGTATAAAAAAAGGATGATGCTTGGTTATAAACACAGGCCCAACCCCCTG AACAATCCCAGAAAAGCATACTATTGA
- the LOC124926099 gene encoding SURP and G-patch domain-containing protein 1-like protein isoform X2 → MEKGKKNALFVNDGSFMERFKQLQQEKGDPLPESRSYPTVPQTSTPKPVINKTSFGFKPKDSRKDTPVSVSTGGKFAFSLKPKSKLMAPSIKLSEDDDDEEEKEAGSPSDNGPTKRQKLGEPDSTRKLPKQPDVAPRSPSDPGVKKAADNLAIFVAKHGRQFENVTRQKNPGDTPFYFLFDESCADYKYYEYRLREEEKASSQTKDSQTPQSGSGTINSKSISQKSHRHQPNYQIPTSALYESEEKRGCMASAGQFGESSENTDSLAIMEFYMKKAAREEKRRPPKQSKDEMPPPASIQGGSSEKKGHHMGDYIPQEELEKFMASCNDAAAQKATREAVEKAKIQSDNVGHKLLSKMGWKEGEGLGSSRSGIANPIMAGDVKLNNLGVGASQPGEVVPEDDIYEQYKKRMMLGYKHRPNPLNNPRKAYY, encoded by the exons ATGGAGAAAGGAAAAAAGAATGCCCTGTTTGTTAATGATGGTTCCTTTATGGAGAGATTCAAACAGCTCCAACAAGAGAAAGGTGATCCATTACCAGAGTCTAGGTCTTATCCAACTGTACCACAGACCTCAACTCCCAAACCTGTCATCAACAAAACAAGCTTTGGATTCAAACCTAAAGACTCTCGAAAGGACACCCCAGTTTCAGTTTCTACAGGAGGTAAATTTGCATTCAGCCTGAAACCGAAGTCCAAGCTTATGGCACCCTCTATAAAGTTGagtgaagatgatgatgatgaagaagaaaaagaagcaGGCAGTCCATCTGATAACGGTCCAACAAAACGGCAGAAGTTGGGAGAACCCGACAGCACTAGGAAATTACCAAAACAACCTGATGTTG CACCACGCTCTCCAAGTGATCCTGGAGTGAAGAAAGCGGCAGATAACTTGGCAATTTTTGTGGCCAAACATGGCAGGCAGTTTGAGAATGTTACTCGTCAAAAGAATCCTGGGGACACCCCATTCTA ttttttatttgatgaaagCTGCGCTGATTACAAGTATTATGAATACCGGCttagagaagaagagaaagCCTCGTCTCAGACCAAGGATTCCCAAACACCACAAA GTGGTTCAGGTACTATTAATTCAAAGAGTATTTCTCAGAAGTCACATCGCCATCAGCCAAATTATCAAATTCCTACCTCGGCATTGTACGAGTCTGAGGAAAAACGAGGTTGTATGGCATCAGCAGGACAATTTG GTGAATCATCGGAAAACACAGATTCATTGGCAATAATGGAATTCTACATGAAGAAAGCTGCACGAGAGGAGAAGAGAAGACCGCCGAAACAATCAAAGGATGAAATGCCTCCCCCTGCTTCTATTCAAG GAGGAAGTTCTGAGAAAAAGGGACACCATATGGGTGACTATATCCCACAAGAAGAGCTTGAGAAATTTATGGCTTCGTGCAATGATGCAGCTGCACAGAAAGCGACCAGAGAAGCTGTAGAGAAGGCAAAAATCCAGTCAGATAATGTTGGCCATAAACTCCTATCAAAGATGGGTTGGAAAGAAG GAGAGGGTCTAGGGAGCTCTAGGAGTGGAATTGCAAATCCAATAATGGCAGGTGATGTTAAACTGAACAATTTGGGTGTTGGAGCTAGCCAACCTGGAGAAGTGGTGCCTGAAGATGATATATATGAACAGTATAAAAAAAGGATGATGCTTGGTTATAAACACAGGCCCAACCCCCTG AACAATCCCAGAAAAGCATACTATTGA
- the LOC124925495 gene encoding 60S ribosomal protein L6-like: MAPKTPRSTRNPELIRGVGKFSRSKMYHKRGLWAIKAKNGGSFPQHEKKPVEVEPSVKPPKFYPADDVKKPIVNKRKPKPTKLRASITPGTVLIVLAGRFKGKRVVFLKQLTSGLLLVTGPFKINGVPLRRVNQAYVIGTSTKVDITGVNVEKFDDKYFGKKTEKKKKKAEGEFFEEEKEEKNVISQEKKDDQKSVDAALLQTIEEVADLKAYLASRFSLKEGMKPHELVF; this comes from the exons ATGGCTCCCAAGACACCACGATCGACCAGGAACCCGGAATTGATCCGAGGAGTCGGAAAATTCTCACGTTCAAAGATGTACCACAAGAGAGGACTTTGGGCCATCAAAGCTAAGAACGGCGGATCATTCCCTCAACACGAGAAGAAACCCGTCGAAGTCGAGCCTTCCGTGAAGCCACCCAAGTTCTATCCCGCTGACGATGTCAAAAAGCCCATCGTTAACAAGCGTAAACCCAAACCCACCAAGCTCAG AGCGAGTATTACTCCTGGGACTGTCTTGATTGTTTTGGCTGGAAGGTTCAAGGGGAAGAGAGTTGTGTTTCTAAAGCAGCTAACTTCTGGTCTACTTCTTGTTACCG GACCATTCAAGATCAATGGTGTTCCTCTGAGACGTGTGAATCAGGCTTATGTGATTGGTACCTCAACCAAGGTTGACATTACTGGAGTAAATGTTGAAAAGTTTGATGACAAGTACTTTGGAAAGAAGactgagaagaagaagaaaaaggcagAAGGAGAGTtctttgaagaagaaaaagaa GAGAAGAATGTCATTTCACAGGAAAAGAAGGATGATCAGAAATCCGTAGATGCAGCTCTTCTACAAACTATTGAAGAAGTTGCTGATTTGAAGGCATATTTGGCATCTAGATTCTCACTCAAGGAAGGCATGAAACCCCATGAACTTGTCTTTTAA
- the LOC124924861 gene encoding FT-interacting protein 4-like translates to MQTTQNPSSNDFSLKETSPILAGGRTTGGATAFDLVEQMDYLYVRVVKAKELPNKNVNDNPYVEVKLGNFRAVTRHSSEKNHPEWNQVFAFTKDRIQTIFLEIFVKHKGLKNDDEFNGKVVFELYEIPKRVPPDSPLAPQWYTLENQNGHKAKGELMLAVWLGTQADEAFSDAWLSDAAAVTGDNMASTRSKVYLSPKLWYLRVNIIEAQDLQPSDKSRPPEMSVKVVVGNVSMKTSSSQCKSVNPMWNEDLMFVVAEPFDEFFSFVVEDKVAIGKGRVSLQSVEKRWQNSNVISRWYNLEKLIGPEQKQEMKIVGRVHMRISLDGGYHVLDELTQYASDLRATARNLNLNKPSIGVLELGILNASGLAAMKIRNDGCGTTDAYCVAKYGQKWIRTRTIVDCCNPKWNEQYRWEVFDPCTVITIGVFDNCHLHGGGGDKDVRIGKVRIRLSMLETNRVYTHSYPLIVIQPTGAKKMGEIQLAIRFSYSSLANMLQMYWQPLLPTMHYLHPLSIYQQNTLRHQATQITAMRLSRAEPPLRKEAVEFMLDVDSHLYSMRKCKSNMCRIEEAVSGIAAFIETMKGICSWKKPVRSVLAHVICLVLILQPRLILTSIMFSILMIGVWNYRTRPRSPPYMDARLSNADVMNEDELDEEFDTFPSSRTADVVKMRYDRMRYIATRFQTVTGDLATMGERFHSIMSWRDPRATALILIFCFVAGIVFMLIPMPVLFIISVFYLLRHPRFRHPLPSLPINFFKRLPAKTDCLL, encoded by the coding sequence atgcAGACGACTCAAAATCCAAGTTCTAATGATTTCTCTCTCAAGGAGACGTCTCCGATTCTGGCCGGAGGAAGAACCACCGGCGGTGCAACCGCCTTCGACCTCGTGGAGCAGATGGATTATCTTTACGTTAGGGTTGTCAAGGCAAAAGAATTGCCGAATAAGAATGTCAATGATAATCCTTACGTCGAAGTCAAGCTTGGGAACTTCCGAGCCGTAACGAGGCATTCATCGGAGAAGAATCATCCGGAGTGGAATCAGGTTTTCGCATTCACCAAGGATCGAATCCAGACGATTTTTCTCGAGATTTTCGTCAAGCATAAAGGtttgaagaacgatgatgagTTTAATGGGAAAGTTGTGTTTGAACTCTATGAAATTCCGAAGAGAGTTCCTCCAGATAGTCCTCTGGCTCCGCAATGGTATACACTCGAGAATCAAAACGGACATAAGGCGAAAGGTGAGTTGATGTTGGCTGTCTGGTTAGGTACGCAAGCAGATGAAGCTTTCTCCGACGCTTGGCTCTCCGACGCAGCCGCAGTCACCGGCGATAACATGGCAAGCACGAGATCTAAGGTTTATCTCTCACCAAAACTTTGGTATCTTAGAGTAAATATCATTGAGGCTCAAGATTTACAACCTAGTGATAAATCACGGCCACCGGAGATGTCCGTTAAGGTTGTCGTCGGTAACGTGTCTATGAAAACGAGTAGTTCTCAGTGTAAGAGTGTGAATCCAATGTGGAATGAGGACTTGATGTTTGTTGTTGCGGAACCGTTCGACGAGTTCTTCAGTTTCGTCGTGGAGGATAAAGTTGCTATCGGAAAAGGTAGGGTTTCATTACAGAGCGTGGAGAAGAGATGGCAGAATAGTAACGTGATTAGCAGATGGTACAATCTTGAGAAACTAATCGGACCAGAGCAGAAACAGGAGATGAAGATTGTTGGTAGGGTTCATATGAGAATCAGTTTGGATGGAGGTTATCATGTTCTAGACGAGTTAACTCAGTACGCAAGCGATCTAAGAGCGACGGCTaggaatttgaatttgaataaaccGAGCATCGGTGTCCTTGAATTAGGTATCTTAAACGCTTCAGGTCTAGCGGCGATGAAGATCAGGAATGACGGATGCGGAACCACCGATGCTTACTGCGTTGCGAAATACGGTCAGAAATGGATTCGGACGAGGACGATCGTCGATTGCTGTAATCCGAAATGGAATGAACAATATAGATGGGAAGTTTTCGATCCGTGTACTGTAATCACCATTGGCGTTTTCGATAACTGCCATTTGCACGGTGGTGGTGGTGATAAGGATGTGAGGATTGGGAAGGTTAGAATTAGGTTATCGATGCTGGAAACGAATCGAGTTTACACACATTCGTATCCGCTGATCGTAATTCAACCTACGGGTGCAAAGAAGATGGGAGAGATTCAATTAGCGATTCGATTCAGTTATTCATCTTTAGCAAACATGCTTCAAATGTATTGGCAACCGCTTCTTCCAACAATGCATTATCTTCATCCGTTATCGATTTATCAACAGAACACATTACGGCACCAAGCGACTCAAATCACGGCGATGAGACTGAGCAGGGCGGAGCCACCGTTGAGGAAGGAGGCGGTGGAATTCATGCTTGACGTCGATTCGCATCTATACAGTATGAGGAAATGCAAATCTAACATGTGTAGAATCGAAGAAGCTGTATCGGGAATAGCTGCGTTCATCGAAACGATGAAAGGAATCTGTAGTTGGAAAAAGCCAGTCAGATCTGTTCTAGCTCATGTGATTTGTTTGGTGTTGATTTTACAACCTAGGTTGATATTGACGTCGATTATGTTCTCGATTCTTATGATTGGGGTTTGGAATTACAGGACGAGACCTAGATCTCCTCCGTATATGGACGCGCGGCTATCGAATGCGGATGTGATGAACGAAGATGAATTGGATGAGGAGTTTGATACGTTTCCTTCTTCAAGGACGGCGGATGTGGTGAAAATGAGATATGATCGGATGAGATATATAGCGACTAGGTTTCAAACTGTTACTGGAGATTTGGCTACGATGGGAGAGAGGTTTCATTCGATAATGAGCTGGAGAGATCCTAGGGCTACGGCATTGATCTTGATCTTCTGTTTTGTGGCTGGTATTGTGTTTATGTTGATTCCGATGCCGGTGCTGTTTATCATTTCTGTCTTTTATCTTCTCAGGCATCCTAGGTTTCGACATCCGTTGCCATCTTTGCCGATCAATTTCTTCAAGCGGCTGCCGGCGAAGACAGACTGTTTGTTATAA
- the LOC124927114 gene encoding thioredoxin-like protein Clot, with protein MPLKTLDATISSFDGVFQKFKEDAPKNKANLILFLADNDPSTSLSWCPDCVRAEPVIYKKLEALSDDNVLLRVYVGDRPTWRNAQHPLRVDPTFKLTGVPTLIRWEDDGVKGRLEDHEAHVERKIESLIA; from the exons ATGCCGCTAAAGACTTTAGACGCTACCATCTCAAGCTTCGATGGTGTTTTCCAGAAATTCAAAGAAGACGCACCGAAGAACAAGGCGAATCTCATCCTCTTCTTGGCTGATAATGATCCTTCCACTTCACTCAGCTGGTGCCCTG ACTGTGTAAGAGCTGAACCTGTTATCTACAAGAAGCTTGAAGCATTATCTGATGACAATGTTCTCCTTCGAGTTTATGTTGGAGACAGACCTACATGGAGAAATGCACAGCATCCATTGAGGGTTGATCCAACGTTTAAGCTAACAGGTGTGCCAACTCTTATTAGATGGGAAGATGATGGTGTAAAGGGTCGTCTTGAAGATCATGAAGCTCATGTTGAACGCAAAATAGAATCCCTCATTGCTTAG